The following coding sequences lie in one Fusibacter sp. A1 genomic window:
- a CDS encoding cobalt-precorrin-8 methylmutase, producing the protein MTYIKSPMGIENGSFEIISQELTDMFGKVSFESEVHEQIVKRAIHTAADFDYFKNIRISDGVIDRILEGLKGGLTIYTDTTMVLSGINKRTLHALGCDIKCLIADERTFKLAEKGNMTRSMAAVDLAFDLPGQKLFVIGNAPTALFRIMEHYDERSDELVGVVGVPVGFVGAAESKDELHASNLPHITALGRKGGSNVAAAIVNAMLYHLRRD; encoded by the coding sequence ATGACTTACATAAAGAGCCCCATGGGCATTGAAAACGGAAGCTTTGAGATAATATCGCAGGAACTCACAGACATGTTCGGCAAAGTTTCTTTTGAAAGTGAGGTCCACGAACAGATCGTGAAGCGTGCCATCCATACCGCAGCGGATTTCGACTACTTCAAGAATATCAGAATCAGCGACGGGGTGATTGATAGGATCTTAGAAGGACTTAAGGGCGGTCTTACCATCTATACGGATACGACAATGGTCCTATCCGGTATCAACAAGAGGACGCTTCATGCCTTAGGCTGCGACATCAAGTGTCTCATAGCCGATGAAAGGACTTTCAAGCTTGCTGAGAAAGGCAATATGACAAGATCCATGGCGGCAGTAGATCTGGCTTTCGACTTGCCTGGTCAAAAACTCTTTGTCATCGGAAACGCACCTACAGCACTATTTAGAATCATGGAACACTATGACGAGCGCAGTGATGAACTGGTGGGTGTCGTAGGAGTTCCTGTCGGTTTTGTAGGTGCCGCGGAATCGAAGGATGAGCTGCACGCGTCAAATCTACCCCATATCACAGCACTTGGAAGAAAAGGTGGTTCGAATGTCGCAGCGGCGATTGTCAACGCGATGCTTTATCACCTGAGAAGAGATTAA
- a CDS encoding energy-coupling factor ABC transporter permease has protein sequence MRQKIKVTLSLMFLSVLTSVSAMHITEGFLPIKWAAFWSIVMLPIFFYGLKKVDKVLKEDSKNKLLIGVIAAFAFTLSSLKMPSVMGSSSHPTGVGLGAILFGPGVMVIVGIAVLIFQTLLLAHGGITTLGANSFSMAFAGPLVSYWIYKGLKKIRCPESVRVFMAATLGNWATYVVTSLQLALAYPDQSLGIMGSFTKFLGVFAVSQVPIAIVEGMLTIVIFNYIAQAKRSGGGLNET, from the coding sequence ATGAGACAAAAGATAAAGGTAACACTGAGCCTCATGTTCCTATCGGTGCTGACCTCGGTCAGTGCGATGCACATCACAGAAGGTTTCCTACCGATCAAGTGGGCGGCATTTTGGTCTATCGTCATGCTTCCTATCTTTTTTTACGGACTGAAGAAGGTCGACAAGGTGCTTAAGGAAGACAGCAAGAACAAACTTCTGATAGGTGTCATCGCAGCCTTCGCCTTTACCCTGTCCTCACTGAAGATGCCTTCTGTGATGGGATCGAGCTCGCATCCTACGGGTGTGGGACTTGGAGCGATTTTATTCGGGCCCGGCGTCATGGTGATCGTAGGGATCGCAGTACTGATTTTTCAGACTCTTCTTCTTGCGCATGGCGGAATCACGACCCTTGGAGCGAATAGCTTCTCCATGGCCTTTGCTGGTCCGCTGGTCAGTTACTGGATCTACAAGGGCCTAAAAAAAATAAGGTGTCCTGAAAGCGTGCGGGTATTCATGGCTGCGACCCTCGGCAACTGGGCGACCTATGTCGTAACCTCCCTGCAGCTGGCGCTCGCCTACCCCGACCAGTCCTTAGGGATCATGGGGTCCTTCACCAAGTTTTTAGGCGTATTCGCTGTATCACAAGTTCCAATCGCGATTGTCGAAGGGATGCTGACGATTGTGATCTTCAACTATATCGCACAGGCAAAACGTAGCGGAGGTGGTTTAAATGAAACGTAA
- the cobI gene encoding precorrin-2 C(20)-methyltransferase, with the protein MSKFYGIGVGPGNPELLTIKAVNILKTVDVILVPTAKKGLESLALRIAKPYIKEGIRIEERTFPMVVDLEVKEKAWDSISSEIETWVKEGLRVAFLTLGDTMTYATYIYLLERLMGRIEIETVPGITSYQGVASSTNTPLVVDDMSMCVVSCNIPLEEIRRRVRTEDSLVLMKLSLQFKEIIAMLIEEGVAPFTRLVSHATQEEEVVYEDLSTITDERISYFSTIVINKRWTS; encoded by the coding sequence ATGAGTAAATTCTATGGTATCGGAGTAGGACCGGGAAATCCCGAGCTCCTGACGATAAAGGCTGTAAACATATTGAAGACGGTGGATGTGATCCTGGTCCCAACCGCGAAAAAGGGGCTTGAATCCCTAGCGCTTCGCATAGCAAAACCCTACATAAAAGAAGGAATTCGAATAGAGGAAAGAACCTTTCCGATGGTGGTGGACCTCGAAGTCAAGGAAAAAGCATGGGACAGCATCTCCTCAGAAATCGAGACTTGGGTCAAGGAAGGATTAAGGGTCGCCTTTCTGACGCTTGGCGATACCATGACCTATGCCACCTACATCTACCTGCTTGAGCGGTTAATGGGAAGGATCGAAATCGAGACGGTTCCTGGAATCACAAGTTATCAGGGAGTGGCATCTTCAACGAACACACCGCTTGTCGTTGACGACATGAGCATGTGCGTCGTTTCATGCAACATACCGCTTGAAGAGATCAGACGCCGGGTAAGGACCGAGGATTCACTGGTGCTGATGAAGCTAAGCCTGCAATTTAAAGAAATCATCGCGATGCTTATAGAAGAAGGAGTCGCACCTTTCACAAGACTTGTAAGCCATGCCACTCAGGAAGAAGAAGTGGTCTATGAGGATTTAAGCACTATTACAGACGAACGTATATCGTACTTTTCTACGATTGTGATCAATAAGAGGTGGACATCATGA
- the cobJ gene encoding precorrin-3B C(17)-methyltransferase, with protein sequence MIHVVGIGPGKLEAITAEALTAIEKCDVIVGYKTYIDLIANIIGQKQIVQNGMKKEVERCRMAVELAATGKSVAVISSGDAGVYGMAGLVLELCVDTDIEVNIIPGVTASSAAAALAGAPLMHDYCHISLSDLLTPLELIRKRIRYATLGEFVMCFYNPRSKGRPNHLKDAFDIIREHSGTDLAVVIVKDAYREGQEVIRTTLDTVDYEVVDMTSMVIVGNPATIHVGGKTITPRGYHL encoded by the coding sequence ATGATTCATGTTGTTGGAATTGGTCCGGGTAAACTAGAGGCGATCACCGCTGAGGCGCTGACCGCTATCGAAAAGTGCGATGTCATCGTCGGTTACAAAACCTATATCGATCTTATCGCAAACATCATCGGACAAAAGCAAATTGTTCAAAACGGAATGAAAAAAGAAGTGGAAAGATGTAGAATGGCTGTTGAGCTTGCTGCGACTGGAAAATCTGTGGCGGTGATCTCAAGCGGCGATGCCGGAGTCTATGGCATGGCAGGCCTTGTCCTTGAGCTATGTGTGGATACGGATATCGAGGTGAACATCATCCCAGGTGTCACAGCAAGTTCTGCGGCAGCGGCTCTTGCCGGCGCACCGCTGATGCACGACTACTGCCATATTTCACTGAGCGACCTTCTGACTCCGCTCGAGCTGATCAGAAAAAGAATAAGATATGCCACGCTCGGAGAGTTTGTCATGTGCTTTTATAATCCACGGTCAAAGGGCAGGCCTAACCACTTAAAGGATGCCTTTGACATCATCAGGGAGCATTCGGGTACCGATCTTGCCGTGGTGATCGTCAAGGACGCCTATAGAGAGGGTCAAGAGGTGATCAGAACGACACTAGACACAGTCGATTACGAGGTGGTGGATATGACCTCCATGGTCATTGTCGGCAATCCCGCGACGATACATGTCGGTGGCAAGACCATCACCCCAAGGGGCTATCATCTATGA
- the cbiQ gene encoding cobalt ECF transporter T component CbiQ, protein MLSTDFYANNHPWRDVNTGAKAFYCFLCFTLSFIWPGLPVLGALILLSLGILSRSRHFKLKRVLKSWSGVLAFLSVGSLGVAVGYGLSEEAMLLSAAFGKGYIGIYSSGLSLGLKLVFRSMACFTALYTYINITPMKHTMDLFKKLKVPGVFLEILEISYRFIFIFIAEAGVIYQSQKMRLGYCSKRTSIRSLGIMVGALFVRVFDKTDKMHTSIVLRLGEDH, encoded by the coding sequence GTGCTTAGTACGGATTTTTATGCGAATAATCACCCTTGGCGCGATGTGAATACAGGTGCCAAGGCTTTTTACTGTTTCTTATGCTTCACCCTCAGTTTTATTTGGCCGGGTCTGCCCGTCCTTGGCGCTCTCATCCTCCTTTCCTTAGGTATCCTTTCAAGAAGCAGACACTTCAAGCTGAAACGGGTGCTTAAGTCGTGGTCAGGTGTGCTTGCCTTTTTAAGTGTCGGCAGCTTAGGGGTCGCAGTCGGCTATGGGCTATCGGAGGAAGCCATGCTCCTCAGCGCTGCCTTTGGCAAGGGTTACATCGGCATCTACTCGAGTGGACTGTCCTTGGGGCTTAAGCTGGTGTTTAGAAGCATGGCCTGCTTTACCGCACTTTACACCTACATCAACATCACGCCGATGAAGCATACGATGGATCTGTTTAAAAAGCTGAAGGTTCCCGGTGTTTTTCTTGAAATCCTCGAGATCAGCTACCGCTTCATCTTCATTTTCATCGCCGAGGCGGGTGTGATCTACCAGTCGCAGAAGATGAGGCTTGGCTACTGCAGCAAAAGGACTTCGATCAGGTCCCTTGGAATCATGGTCGGCGCCCTGTTTGTCAGAGTGTTTGACAAGACGGATAAGATGCACACGAGCATCGTACTTAGACTAGGTGAGGACCATTAA
- a CDS encoding energy-coupling factor ABC transporter ATP-binding protein: MIKLKNVSFTYQTGVKAINDVTIDTDKGSIIGIIGANGAGKSTVMKLMLGVLRPQNGQITLAGEKITYKRKALNEHHKKVGMVFQNPDDQVLLNTVFEDVAYGCHNLHLQDGIIESRVKSALKEVDLVGFEERFVQYLSFGEKKRVAIAGILAMGHDMILMDEPTAGLDPHGRQEMIRLIKKLSEEGKKILISSHDMDLIHEVCNHLYLLSRGSVTCEGSPEHVFDHTHLIEEAKLELPWLMLIKRVMGKHSFKNKAEFLQVGGNDEHSGHWIKSSDSTC, translated from the coding sequence ATGATAAAACTCAAAAATGTGAGCTTTACCTATCAAACTGGGGTAAAAGCCATAAATGACGTAACTATTGATACCGATAAAGGCTCGATTATCGGTATAATTGGAGCTAACGGGGCCGGGAAATCGACAGTCATGAAACTGATGCTCGGGGTGCTTAGGCCACAAAACGGTCAAATCACCTTGGCTGGAGAAAAAATCACCTATAAGAGGAAAGCCTTGAACGAACACCATAAAAAAGTAGGAATGGTCTTTCAAAACCCGGATGATCAGGTCCTCTTGAACACCGTTTTCGAGGACGTCGCCTACGGATGTCATAATCTTCATCTACAGGATGGCATCATCGAGAGCAGGGTGAAATCCGCACTGAAGGAGGTGGACCTAGTCGGCTTTGAAGAACGTTTTGTCCAGTATTTGAGTTTCGGTGAAAAAAAACGTGTTGCCATAGCAGGCATTTTAGCCATGGGACATGATATGATATTGATGGATGAACCCACAGCGGGTCTCGATCCCCATGGTAGACAGGAAATGATCCGTCTTATCAAAAAGCTCTCAGAGGAGGGCAAGAAGATTTTAATCTCCTCACACGACATGGACCTTATCCATGAGGTGTGCAATCATCTGTATCTGCTCAGCAGAGGGAGTGTGACATGTGAAGGGTCACCAGAGCATGTATTCGACCATACGCACCTCATTGAGGAGGCGAAACTGGAACTGCCTTGGCTGATGCTTATCAAACGTGTCATGGGAAAACATTCCTTTAAGAATAAAGCTGAATTTTTACAAGTTGGAGGAAACGATGAACATAGCGGTCATTGGATTAAATCATCAGACAGCACCTGCTGA
- a CDS encoding cobalt-precorrin 5A hydrolase → MSTENRTVCIVLTAGGVRLAEVLKRSTDCTVVSTKALEGVDRIEPDFKTLVKEAWLNFDHMIFFCSLGIVVRSIAGLMESKFTDPAVLAVDEQGTFCISVLSGHVGGANKLCERVAADLGAVPVVTTATDRKGLASLDMLMLKEGINPKYYRDEIVRVNSELVSGKQVMIFTQDSLTTDGPGFLIRSIGEAKKNSTGIWWHSSAPPEELSHLIWIETPSLTLGFGCKKDKSEDQIRLAVDSFLSENKLHLRQIRNIATIDIKAVEPGLINYAKNEKLIIDVIDRDLIKAMETEFEGSDFVESTIGIRAVAEPCAVLGSRGRLLTTRYAFEGVTLAIGGIK, encoded by the coding sequence ATGAGTACAGAAAATAGGACGGTCTGCATCGTTCTTACTGCAGGCGGAGTCAGGCTGGCAGAAGTGCTGAAACGCTCTACGGACTGCACGGTCGTATCGACAAAAGCCCTTGAAGGAGTCGATCGAATCGAACCGGACTTTAAGACGCTTGTGAAAGAAGCCTGGCTCAACTTTGACCATATGATCTTCTTCTGCTCCCTAGGAATCGTAGTAAGAAGCATCGCAGGTCTTATGGAGTCGAAATTCACAGATCCCGCCGTGCTTGCTGTAGATGAGCAGGGAACCTTCTGCATCAGCGTGCTATCAGGGCACGTGGGTGGGGCAAATAAGTTGTGTGAAAGGGTAGCGGCTGACCTAGGCGCGGTGCCTGTCGTCACTACGGCTACCGACCGAAAAGGACTTGCCTCCCTTGACATGCTTATGCTTAAGGAAGGAATAAACCCTAAATATTACAGGGATGAGATCGTAAGGGTCAACAGCGAGCTTGTATCTGGAAAGCAGGTTATGATCTTCACTCAAGACAGTCTCACCACCGACGGACCTGGATTTCTGATCAGGTCCATCGGTGAGGCGAAAAAGAACAGCACGGGAATCTGGTGGCACTCCTCAGCTCCACCGGAGGAACTCTCCCATCTGATCTGGATCGAAACGCCTAGTCTCACACTTGGCTTCGGCTGTAAAAAAGACAAGTCCGAGGATCAGATCAGGCTAGCGGTAGATAGTTTTTTAAGTGAAAACAAGCTGCATCTAAGACAAATAAGAAACATCGCCACAATCGACATCAAAGCGGTCGAGCCTGGACTTATAAACTATGCGAAAAACGAAAAGCTTATTATCGATGTCATCGATAGGGACTTGATCAAGGCGATGGAAACGGAGTTTGAAGGATCCGACTTTGTTGAAAGTACAATCGGCATAAGGGCAGTCGCAGAGCCCTGTGCGGTCCTGGGATCTAGGGGAAGGCTGCTCACCACTAGATACGCGTTTGAAGGCGTCACACTCGCCATTGGAGGAATAAAATGA
- the cobK gene encoding precorrin-6A reductase gives MILIVGGTSDANRLAGGIAQNGDAYIMTVTTETGRKMAENCGIDAVVHPFTPEKIKRFILDHGVDVVLDASHPHAGEISRQLIEACCTMDILYIRYERKQTGLTEEGNQYVVDSMEDAASLAPTLAKRILVTGSKHAALWEATACTVIYRVLPTSEVLRELESLHVGMDRILAQKGPFSFDQNRTTLVDFDIDALVMKESGTTSLTGEKIRAARSLGIPCIVVRRPVIDYPNCYSTDEEILNVLEEVK, from the coding sequence ATGATTCTGATTGTCGGAGGCACGTCCGATGCCAACCGGCTTGCAGGCGGCATCGCCCAAAATGGGGATGCCTACATCATGACCGTCACGACCGAAACGGGTAGAAAAATGGCTGAGAACTGCGGTATCGATGCGGTTGTCCATCCCTTTACCCCCGAGAAGATCAAGCGGTTCATTTTGGATCACGGCGTGGACGTGGTGCTAGACGCATCACACCCCCACGCGGGAGAGATAAGCAGACAATTGATAGAGGCCTGCTGTACTATGGATATCCTTTACATAAGGTACGAAAGGAAGCAGACCGGACTCACCGAAGAGGGAAATCAATATGTCGTAGACAGCATGGAAGATGCGGCAAGCCTCGCACCTACCTTGGCAAAGCGGATTCTCGTAACAGGAAGCAAACATGCTGCGCTGTGGGAAGCTACGGCCTGCACAGTCATCTACAGGGTGCTGCCCACATCGGAGGTGCTCAGAGAGCTAGAAAGCCTGCATGTGGGGATGGACCGCATCCTCGCGCAAAAAGGTCCTTTCAGCTTTGATCAGAACAGGACCACGCTGGTAGATTTTGACATCGATGCGCTTGTGATGAAAGAAAGCGGCACGACCTCTTTGACAGGTGAAAAGATCCGCGCGGCAAGGTCGCTTGGAATTCCCTGTATTGTCGTTAGAAGACCTGTTATTGACTATCCCAACTGCTACAGCACGGATGAAGAGATTTTAAACGTATTGGAGGAAGTCAAATGA
- the cbiE gene encoding precorrin-6y C5,15-methyltransferase (decarboxylating) subunit CbiE — translation MKLTVVGVGPAGDSMITLAGQRAVESATLLIGSKRQLRMFCGHTAKTVEINGRTSEIIACVEANKNERIVILASGDPLLFGIGKGIRERYEKVEIISGISSLQYIFTKIPVDMNEVFFTSTHGRRLDFESLKIHQKIAMVTDKVNHPGIIAKAFLGEPVTVYIGTDLGYESESVVMGKPEEFCEFKKEGMHVVVIHYER, via the coding sequence ATGAAGTTGACAGTTGTAGGAGTAGGACCTGCGGGTGATTCGATGATCACACTTGCAGGACAAAGAGCCGTAGAATCCGCGACCCTTCTGATAGGGTCTAAGAGGCAGCTGAGAATGTTTTGCGGGCACACTGCGAAAACAGTCGAGATAAACGGCAGGACCAGTGAGATCATCGCATGCGTCGAAGCCAACAAAAATGAAAGAATCGTCATCCTCGCAAGCGGTGACCCCTTGCTGTTTGGAATAGGCAAAGGGATCAGAGAGCGCTATGAAAAGGTGGAGATCATCAGCGGAATCAGTTCGCTTCAGTATATCTTTACAAAAATACCGGTGGACATGAACGAGGTCTTCTTTACGAGCACCCATGGAAGAAGATTGGATTTCGAGTCGCTAAAAATCCATCAGAAAATTGCCATGGTGACAGACAAGGTAAACCACCCCGGCATCATCGCAAAAGCGTTCTTAGGAGAACCGGTGACGGTGTATATCGGCACGGACTTAGGCTATGAAAGCGAGTCTGTCGTGATGGGGAAACCGGAAGAATTTTGTGAGTTCAAAAAGGAAGGCATGCATGTTGTGGTGATTCATTATGAGAGATAG
- the cbiT gene encoding precorrin-6Y C5,15-methyltransferase (decarboxylating) subunit CbiT has product MRDSRFIRGKVPMTKEEVRAVALSKLDLADGHRMLDIGAGTGSIGIEAKLVYSHLQVTAIERNPEAVALINENCRHFGVSLDILEGKAPHLSVEGDFDRFFVGGTGGNVKAIIKWMQDIARLNSQVVMTFITLEQFAETLLYLKELKISCEVSQIHVSKSEGLGPFTYLKPNNPTFMICFTLKGESHE; this is encoded by the coding sequence ATGAGAGATAGCCGGTTTATCAGAGGAAAAGTGCCGATGACAAAGGAAGAGGTACGGGCGGTCGCACTGTCAAAGCTTGACCTGGCAGACGGCCACAGGATGCTTGATATCGGTGCCGGAACAGGATCGATAGGCATAGAGGCCAAACTTGTCTATAGTCACTTGCAAGTGACGGCGATCGAAAGAAACCCAGAGGCTGTGGCGCTCATAAACGAGAACTGCAGACATTTTGGCGTGAGCCTTGACATCCTAGAGGGAAAGGCGCCTCATCTGAGCGTCGAAGGAGATTTCGACAGGTTCTTTGTCGGAGGCACTGGAGGCAATGTAAAGGCCATCATCAAGTGGATGCAGGATATCGCAAGGCTCAACAGCCAGGTGGTGATGACCTTCATCACCCTTGAGCAGTTCGCAGAAACTCTCCTCTACCTAAAGGAGCTGAAGATAAGCTGTGAGGTGAGTCAGATACATGTATCGAAGTCTGAGGGACTTGGTCCCTTCACTTACCTTAAGCCTAACAACCCGACATTTATGATCTGTTTCACATTAAAAGGAGAGTCACATGAGTAA
- the cobM gene encoding precorrin-4 C(11)-methyltransferase, protein MSIVFVGAGPGAVDLITLRGHNHLKEADCVVYAGSLVNPKLLDYCKAGCAIFDSATMTMEEIIETLTKYSSEGKRVVRLHTGDFSLFGSLREQMECLIELGHTFELVPGVSSFLGAASAIRAEYTVPEISQSLIITRIAGRTPVPDKESIESFARHQTSMVIFLSANRVEDVTKSLMAGGYPADTPAAVVYKATWPEEQIVKGTLTTLHELVEEAGITKTALIMVGQFLGSAYNFSKLYDKDFKHEYRK, encoded by the coding sequence ATGAGTATCGTATTTGTTGGAGCAGGACCGGGAGCTGTAGACCTTATCACCCTTAGAGGGCATAACCATTTAAAAGAGGCGGACTGTGTGGTCTATGCGGGTTCGCTTGTAAATCCCAAACTGCTTGATTACTGCAAGGCGGGCTGCGCAATCTTTGACAGTGCCACCATGACCATGGAGGAAATCATCGAGACCCTTACAAAATACAGCAGTGAGGGCAAGCGTGTCGTGAGGCTGCATACGGGAGACTTCTCTCTTTTCGGATCACTCAGGGAACAGATGGAGTGTCTGATCGAACTAGGTCATACCTTCGAGCTGGTACCTGGCGTATCCAGCTTTTTAGGGGCGGCTTCTGCGATAAGGGCCGAGTACACGGTGCCTGAGATTTCACAAAGTCTGATCATCACAAGAATCGCGGGACGTACTCCTGTGCCCGATAAGGAAAGCATCGAGTCCTTTGCAAGGCATCAGACGTCGATGGTGATTTTCTTGTCAGCCAACAGGGTCGAGGATGTCACAAAGTCGCTTATGGCTGGCGGTTACCCGGCGGACACTCCTGCGGCTGTCGTCTACAAGGCGACCTGGCCTGAGGAGCAGATCGTAAAAGGAACGCTGACAACGCTTCATGAGCTAGTGGAGGAGGCGGGAATCACCAAAACCGCCCTAATCATGGTAGGACAGTTTTTAGGCAGCGCCTATAACTTTTCAAAACTATACGACAAGGACTTTAAACATGAGTACAGAAAATAG
- a CDS encoding energy-coupling factor ABC transporter substrate-binding protein, with product MKRNVMITLLLMLSLVAITTYIALNADFVGTDDLATETILSIDSHYVPWFTSFFEPSESGELFFFIFQGIAGSVVMAVCLHFYGKRGRRA from the coding sequence ATGAAACGTAATGTGATGATAACGCTGCTTTTGATGTTGTCGCTTGTCGCCATCACGACCTACATCGCTTTGAACGCGGACTTTGTAGGAACAGACGATCTGGCGACAGAAACAATCCTATCGATCGACAGTCATTATGTCCCATGGTTCACTTCCTTCTTTGAACCTAGCGAATCGGGCGAACTGTTCTTCTTTATCTTTCAGGGAATAGCAGGTTCTGTTGTGATGGCGGTGTGCCTTCACTTCTACGGTAAAAGAGGTCGACGTGCTTAG
- the cbiD gene encoding cobalt-precorrin-5B (C(1))-methyltransferase CbiD: MLGTVNVDGKALRMGYTTGTTATAAAVAAARRLVYGVVEASVEVRLPAGSTLSIDVQTVAVDQQTIKGIAIKDGGDDIDVTHGLAIEATVRLTSTGRIELLCGEGVGVVTKPGLSVEVGMPAINPTPRKMLMEHLLEFLGDCGGLEVCLSVPGGLEASKKTFNPKLGILGGISIIGTTGIVVPMSEEAFKSALAVELRQCVALGKRELVFVFGNYGFDYARTLGYGEHEIIRTSNFIGHMLDEARLLGIRKVVLIGNIGKLVKVTGGIFHTHSRVSDAKREIITANLAMMKAPFELLLKVEASNTTEEAVTHIREYRYEAVFKRLADRAKDRMLERTYGEMDVEVIMFSDKKTFLAKTFEGELR, translated from the coding sequence ATGCTTGGAACGGTAAATGTGGACGGAAAGGCGTTGAGAATGGGTTATACGACGGGCACGACAGCGACAGCTGCCGCAGTTGCGGCGGCAAGAAGGCTTGTATACGGTGTGGTTGAAGCGTCGGTTGAGGTGAGATTACCTGCCGGCAGCACGTTAAGCATCGATGTCCAAACGGTAGCTGTGGACCAGCAGACCATCAAGGGAATCGCCATTAAAGATGGCGGAGACGATATCGATGTCACCCACGGACTGGCGATAGAGGCCACGGTGAGATTGACTTCTACAGGTAGGATAGAGCTACTCTGTGGTGAAGGTGTGGGCGTGGTTACAAAACCTGGACTTAGCGTTGAGGTAGGCATGCCGGCGATCAATCCTACACCAAGAAAGATGCTGATGGAGCACCTTTTGGAGTTCTTAGGCGACTGCGGTGGACTTGAGGTATGCCTGTCTGTGCCTGGCGGACTGGAAGCATCTAAAAAGACATTCAATCCAAAACTGGGCATCCTAGGCGGTATCTCTATTATAGGAACAACAGGCATCGTCGTTCCCATGAGCGAGGAGGCCTTCAAGTCGGCGCTCGCTGTGGAACTGAGGCAGTGTGTCGCCTTAGGAAAAAGGGAACTTGTATTCGTATTCGGAAACTACGGCTTCGACTATGCGAGGACGCTCGGCTACGGCGAACACGAGATCATAAGGACCAGCAATTTTATCGGTCATATGCTCGATGAGGCAAGGCTATTAGGGATAAGAAAAGTGGTGCTGATCGGAAATATAGGAAAGCTTGTCAAAGTGACTGGAGGCATCTTCCACACCCATTCGAGGGTGAGTGACGCAAAGCGTGAGATAATCACCGCGAACCTTGCGATGATGAAGGCTCCCTTTGAGCTGCTTTTGAAGGTGGAAGCGTCAAACACGACAGAAGAAGCGGTGACGCATATCAGGGAATATAGATATGAGGCGGTTTTCAAAAGGCTTGCAGACCGGGCGAAAGATAGAATGCTTGAAAGAACCTACGGCGAGATGGATGTGGAAGTGATCATGTTCAGCGACAAGAAGACCTTTCTGGCTAAGACCTTTGAAGGAGAACTACGATGA